In the Lagenorhynchus albirostris chromosome 16, mLagAlb1.1, whole genome shotgun sequence genome, GACGCGTCCAGGTCTCTGCCTCCTCTCAGTGTTAGCCCGCTGTAAGCTGTGTCCCCACCTGGCCCTCTGGGGAGGACAGTGCTATATCCTTGTGTGAGGCATGGCCCTGCCACCATCCTTTTTCCTCCATGTCCCTGGAAGTGAGGCAGGACACCAGAAGATGTGCATAGTGCATCGTCCAGCCCGTCTTGCCATCTCCCACTGTGGGGGTTGGGGGAACAAGAAGACTCCCCATTATGGGGTGTGTGGCTAGGTCAGGGTAGTGAGGTGCCTCTTGTTCTGGGTGATTTTGCCTCTTCTCCCAACACAACAATATCTAGATTCCTGTGTTTGGGACTCTGGCTAGGGCCTTTGCGGAGCCCTTGAAATTGAATGGTATTCTTGTGTACATGTACACAGTTTTAGGGAACAGGCCATTTTACAGTCCCTGAGAAGCCCCCTATGTAGCTGCTGTATGCTTTCAACATTCacctaggaaactgaggcttggtctCATGGGATCTTGGGATGCCCAGGTTTGGTGTTTATCCTCAGAGTTTACTGCTGGGAATAAAGGCTAGATAGAATAAGCTAGAAAGTGTCGAAGTACCTTAAAGGAAAGTTTGTTTCCTAGAGTGTGGAGCACAGAATCAGTTACATCAGAACttctgcaggacttccctggtggtgcagtggttaagaatctgcctgccagtgcaggggacacgggttcgagccctggtccaggaagatcccacatgctgtggagcagccaagcctgtgtgccacaactactgagcctgcactctagagcctgcgagccacaactactgagcctgcgagccacaactactgagcccgcacgccacaactactgaagcctgcctgcctagagcccgtgctccgcaaggagaagccactgcaatgagaagcccacgcacctcaacgaagagtaacccccgctcgccgcaactagagaaagcctgcgcgcagcaatgaagacccaacggagccaaaaataaataaattaaaaagaatcccTGGAGGTGGGAACGGGATGCTTGTTTATATTTCGGATTCCTGGACCCTTTTCAGACTGAAGGGCCCAGAATGATTGCGGCCAAAGCCTCGGCACTGAGAGTGCGGCCACCACCATCGCCAACATGAGCCTCCTCAACAAGCCCAAGGTGAGATGACCCCGGAGGAGCTGCAGAAGCGGGAGGAGGAGGAGTTTAACACAGGGCCACTCTCCGTGCTCACCCAGTCGGTCAAGAACAACACCCAAGTGCTCATCAACTGCCACAACAGCAAGAAGCTCCTGGGCCGTGTGAAGGCCTTCGACAGGCACTGCAACATGGTGCTGGAGAACATGAAGGAGATGTGGACCGAAGTCCCCAAGAGTGGCAAGGGCAAGAAGAAGTCCAAGCCAGTCAACAAGGACCGCTACATCTCAAAACTGTTCCTGCGTGGGGACTCGGTCATTGTGGTCCTGCGGAACCCGCTCATTGCCGGCAAGTAGGGGACTCCTCCCTGCCGTCAGAACTTGCCCCCTCGTTTTGCGAAGACCTGCCCTTTGTGCTGGGAATAATAAAGTCAtgtgttttttctaaaaaaaaaaaaaaaagcctcagcaTTTTTAGCAAGCTGTCCAGGTGATTCTCACGCGTGATGAAGCAGTGCTACAGAAAGTGTAGTCCAGAGTCAAGGAGCATCAGCATGTTTGGACAAGTCTCAGACCTACGCTTGCAGCGACTGTGGGGGCAGGACCCAACAACCTGGGTTAAAACAAGTCCAGCAGGTGACCGTTTTGCagactgaagtttgagaagcaccagTTTAGCCAGAGAGGGCCACAGCTGGATGAAATCAGGCATACAGGTGCAGGTCGATGGTCCCagtgaggaaggaagggtggTATCTGTGCTGCATCGTGCCCCAAGAGAAGCGGGACCAGAGGCCAGAAGTTCCCTGCAGGCTGGTTTCTAGGAACTGGTTGAACGCCTGTACCTGCGTGGTCCTGGGTGGGCTGATGTCGGGCTGGGAGTTGGTCGGCAGCGACAGTTCAGGAGTGCTCTTTCTGTATCACTCGCCTGGAAGAACGCAAATGCCATGCTTTCCCGATCGGTGGATATAAAAGAAAGCTGAGAGAGAGTGCTAAGATGCTTGATGTTGGTCAGGATGGCAGGTCTCAGTAGGCTAGAGGGACGATGGGCAGAATGGAAGAGAGAAATTTAACAGGAATCAGCATCCCGTCTCCATTGTCCAGAACACCCAAGTGTTACCCatcggggaggtggggggggaggggcggagctACTGCCCTGTGCTCTCCAGTCACCCCTGGGGCCTTTGGTTCCCAAGAGAGCTCAGAAGGAGAACGGAGTGGGTCGCAGACGCGAAGCTATTTCAGGCAGGAAATGGtgggagaaaaatgagaagactggAGGTGGTCTCTTGGGGAGAGGTGAAGATGGGGTCCTGGGGGCATCGTCAGGGAACTCTGGGAATGAGCACCATCACCCTGTGAGCGGGCTGAGGCTGGCCTGCGGTCCTGCCCCAGGCCGGGAACCTTAGCAGTCCCTTCAGGTCCAAGTCCCAcggtatatttatataataatgcCAACCCCAGGCTCAGAGCTGGGCAGCCTTGCACTGAATGGACCCTGTGTGAGTTATTCAAATCTTGGAAGAACAGCACGGCCTCAAGTGAGCTCAGAAATCCCCACCTGAATTGGGCCTttcttaaagttgttttttttaattggcatacATGCATGTGGCAGGAGATGCAAATATAAACAGTGAGCTTCATTTCTATTCCAGTTTTCCCCTCCAGAGGCAACAAGTGTTACCCAGTTTCTTGTTTAACATtccagggatgtgtgtgtgtgtgtgtgtgtgtgtgtgtgtgtgtgtgtgtgtgtgtgtgtgtgtgtgtgtgtgtgtgtgtgtgtgtgtgtacagcactaaatttgtacattttctttttttaaacgaAGTTAGCATACACACAGCACTACACCTCGATTAATAATGGCGATCGTTTCAAATCACCGCTTACAGAGCTGGCTATTTCTGAAAAAGCTGCGGAGTATCCCTGTGTGGATCTGCTTGATTTACTTAACCAGCCTCTCGCTGGTGCATATCTGGGGGCTCCTTCTTGCTGTTGTGGCAGGTGCCGCAGTTTAGTGTGTCTGGGAAACAGACTTCCAGAAGTAGAGCTTCTGAGTCAAAGCGTGTGTCATGTTTAATTTCTACTTCTCTATTTTTAACTGGCAAGTCAGCATATTAGTGAGGGTGAATATCTGTAGTTCCTTTTCTGTAATTGTTTGCATCATTTGAGTTTCTATAAAGGTTACTGGTCTTTTTCTTATCATAAAACATTTTTCCTAAATTTGTCACTTCCCTAGTCTTTATGTTGTTTTCGTTACTTGTTTCTTACGCAGAAATTTAATTTCATCCTTGGGGATAATGGCTACTTCTTATGCTTAAACTTGGTCTGGCTGAAGTTTTATCTTGGCCTATGGAACAGGGTAGGATCcagcttttctgttttgtttttccatccgACTGTGGATGGGCCTTTGGGCTCGTTCTCCTGGGAGGTGGTCTCCAGAGACAAAGGTGTCAGGAGCACAGCTGCAGCTCCCCCTGTTTTTCTGAGGGCCggtttctctttcttccatcagAAAGTTCCTGGCCCATCCATCATTTGCCTCCCCAGGGTATCTCCTCAACAATGACATCCGAGGGTTCTGGCAGATGGGTCAGACTGAAAGCACCACTAGGGACCTCAGTCACCACGTGACAGCGTGCTTGGGAAAGGGCCTTTGGCCCACACCGCAGGTCGCCAATTCTAGCTCTTTCCAAGGTCACTAGGCCATCATCCGGCCTCCCATTGCAGTCACCAGTGGGACCCACTGACCCAAACAAATTACCATGCCCACAGAGCTGAGAACCCAGACCCACCCCATGGGGACCGGTGGCACCTTGAGGAAGCCCTTCAGCTTCCTTGGAAACAGCATGCCTAGTTCACCAGTGTAGCTGTGAAAGGCAACCAGAGTCTTGTAGGTGACTGACAGCgtctagagcagtgtttctcaaagtggggtccTTGGACTAGCACCTGGGAactagttagaaatgcaaattctggtTCTACTGATTCAAACCCTGTGGGTGGAGCCCAGCAAtgtgtttaacaagccctccaggtggttctgatgcacACTGCAGTTTGAGAACTAGCTTGGGACCCAGCCTGGGAAGAGAGCAGCTAACCTAGGGTCAGCAGGTGTGATTGTTAAGGGGGCCCGTAGGTTTCCTCACTCTCACTGGTTGTTGGATGCCTCTCAAACGGCAGCAGCCACTGATTAGCAAGAGTAGGCAGGTTGCCTGACAGTGTGTGGTGTTACGGCAGATCTGTGTCCCTCCTGGGCAGTTCCACTAACATGAGACACGGCAGAGGGATCTGTACAGAGAGGGACTTTGTGAGAACAGATATCACACCATCACCAACAGGTAAGAGCTCTAGGTTCtggcctttctccttcccttactACTGATCTGCAAGTCACTTACCTTTCTGAGCTCCATCTGCCCCATCTGTAGGGACAGGATTGTGCTCCCTCACTTGTCCTGATTCCGGATCCTGGATCAGATGAGCCCTCCTGAGGTCTCTCCTTGTTTCTAGGAATGATGATATGATACCCCGTTCCCTTGCCTGGGGAACCAGAGGTTGGAGAACAAAAACCATAGTTTGGGGCAGAGCCAATTTGGAGGCCGCTGTGTATAGCTTGGGGTCTGTAGGTTGGGCACAGGGAGATAGGGGCTCTGGCTTTCCCTGTTGCTGGATGGATGGTGATAAAGAAGATACCGGCAAATAGACCTGGACCCCCCTGAGAATGAGGTGGGAGAAGAGCTTCACACGTGCTGCATCCCTTGTCAGCAGAAGTGGGAATGGAGCTTGGGTGAAAGGGGTTTTCAGGGAAACTCACTGGTTCATGGGTGGTGAATCCTGTAATGCCCCCGGTTGCTGTTGCTGACGGGGGCCCGGCAGGTACAGGGTGAGCTGGGCTGCCCACCATGGGTCAGGCCTGATGCAGCTCCTCCTGCAAGGGCCAGCTTGCGGCTGGCACTGTTCTCCGGTAAGACTGGTGAGAGCCCCCGGCAGAGCCTGAACacactttcctctttcctttcagaTCTAACCATGAGCTACCCAGGCTACCCCCCGCCCGCAGGCGGCTACCCGCCAGCTGCACCAGGTAAGAGGGTCTGGGGCAGGCGAGGGAGGGAACGCCCTCTCTGCTCAGGGCCTAGGAGTGGAGAGGGGGAGTGATGGTGTTTTCCAGTTATTTCCTTGCTCCCTTCGGACCCCCACAGTGCAGCCAggcagggaaggggctggagaagAGCTTGGACCTTGGGGCCAGGCGAGGTCAGGGTTTGAAGCCACTTCTGGAAAGCCAGGACCAGGCCAGGCCCCGACCTCTTGCCGTATTAGCTGATAGCAGCAGACAAACGTGTACcgttctctgagactcagttttctcctttgcaAATGGCTTCAAGCGCCTCCATCCCTGGGCTGGCCCAGACAAGAACACGGTAGCCAGGTAGAGCCTCTGGCACAGCGTCCTCTGGAGCGCGGCTAGGTGACGACTGCCCATTGTCGCTTCTCTTGCCCTGTGCTCAAGGTGTGTGGTTTCCCAGCAGCAGGGCCCCTGCAGAGGGAGGAAGTGGAGGCAGTTGCTAAGGGTCACACGTTACTGCTGCAGCTGCTCCTGTGGCCGATAGCAGGGAGGCTGCGCCAGCTGGTCAGGCACCCATGTCCTACCACTGCCACCTCTGTCATCACCTGAGCAGCAAGAGAGGGAGCAGGCGGGCGATTCCGGGAGAGCTCCGTCCTGAGTATCCCGGAGCCCTGGGGCTGGAAAGCCAAACACGGGGCCCTCAGGGCCTTTTCGCTGTCATGGACAGGGCTGCATCTAACAGGCCAACAGCCCGCAGGATGATGCTAGCTGCCTAGCTGCCGTGCTGCTTGTCATGGTGACAGCTATAACATATGAATGCTCGCCGGGCTCCCAGCTAAGCCCTGCCCGGCATTAACTCTCTTAATCCTCCTCACAGCAATTTGAGGCAAACACCAATTATCCCCACTTCacctgaggaaactgagccagGGTGGTTGAGTGCCTTGCCCCGGGGCACATACCCCGGTCCCGATGGTTTCAGAGCTGGGGGTCTTTACTGCTGTTCCCCTGTTGTCCCCTGACAAGGACAGGTGTCTGTTTTCCATAACCGAGCCCTGTCTCCCTCCATCCTGTCatcctgcctctccctgccccttaCAGACTTGTGATGACAGCACACAGCCAGATTGGCAGGACACCCCACCCCGACGCCCACCCGCCTCCACCATGGTTCTCCATCACTGTGGACTCTCAGTGATCCCTGAGCTTGCCGCTGCCCTGGGCTTGGCACAGTGTACCCGAGTGACCTGTCTTTATGTCTATACTCCCACTCCATAGGGGTGAGCCCAGGAGGGCAGGTCTGCCCTTGGCCCTCCTACCTTAATACCCACAGAGGGTCTTGGGAGTGTTTGCTGAACACCGAATTGAaggttccctcctcccttcctctggcaGCGGGATCTGGCTAGACTTTGTTGCCCGAGTGTTTGCCGTGTGGTCTATATAGGACTGTCCGCGGCTCTGCTTGGCTTCCCCTCCGACCACCTGGGAGCTTGATGTCTCTGCCTTGTCCTGCTGGGGAGCCGCAGGGGCGCTGACAGGCCCGGTGTTGCTTTCAGGTGGCGGTGCCTGGGGAGGTGCTGGCTACCCACCACCCAACATGCCCCCCATCGGGCTGGATAACGTGGCCACCTACGCAGGGCAGTTCAACCAGGACTACCTCTCGGGAATGGTGAGTCCAGCCCTCCTGCTGGGCTGCCCCAGGGGCCACACCGGCGTGGCCAGAGGGCGAAAGGCTGCTGGCTTCCGTGGTGTCGGGGGGGtggtgtgtgcacgtgcgtgtgtaTCTGTGGGCACCGAGGGTGTTGAGCTATATCTTGGGACATGACGGTTTCCATCGGGGCTCTCACCGGCTCACTGTCCCTCTCTGCATCTTGATTTTCCCGTCTGTAAAATGAGCGGTGGGGGAATGCATTGGGCCACATGGTCTTCCAGGTCCCTTTCAGCTCTGGGGGATTGGGTAGGGGTGGGGCCTTCGTGGAGTATGCATCGAGCACCTTCTGCATGAGCTCAGCGTAGGGATAGAGGGGTGAGGGAGTGCCcctgtgtgtgcacgcatgtgccCTGTGCAGGTGGCCACACGCGTGCGGGGGCTGCTGGTACACGTGGATGACTCTCCTGGTTGGGCCTGGCAGCAGGTGCCTGGCAGCACGGACGCACGTGCTACTCTTGTTGATTTGCTTGTAAAGTAGCATATTTTATCCTCTAAAAACACATGTGTGCTCAGTGTAAGCGGTGTAGCCACTCCACAGTCTAATTTGTGCCCGGCCCATTCTAGGCGCTGGAGACAGAAAAATCCCAGCCTGGGAGTACTTACCATCCACTGGGAAGGGACAGGCAGTAGCATAAGGAAGCGGTGTGGTGTTAGAGCAGGTGTGGGTTCTTTGGGCGCAGGGCAGGTGAAGGGGGTCAGCAGTGCAGGTAGAGGGCGTGTAGCACAAGGTGGGTGGGCAAGGTGGGCCTTGCTGAGAAGCTGGTGGTGCTCGGACTTGGCTTGAGCTGAGGGTGGCTCCTGGGTGCCCGCTGCAGGGCTCAGGGCGGGGAAGGGCAGGTGGACGGAGTATGGCTGTGCCCCTCAGGGGCTGTTAGTCTAAGGTTCTTGCTTCGTGGACTTTCAGGCTGCCAACATGTCCGGGACGTTCGGAGGAGCCAACGTGCCAAACCTGTACCCGGGGGCCCCTGGGGGCGGTTACCCTCCCGTCCCCCCGGGGGGTTTTGGGCATTCCCCTTCCGCCCAGCAGCCTGTTCCTCCATATGGAATGTACCCGCCCCCTGGAGGAAACCCACCCTCTGGGATGCCCTCGTATCCGCAATACCCAGGGGCCCCTGTGTCAGGCCAGCCCATGCCGCCCCCTGGGCAGCAGCCCTCGGGGGCCTACCCTGGACAGCCGCCCATGACCTACCCTGGGCAGTCGCCAATGCCACCTCCGGGACAGCAGCCGGTGCCAAGCTACCCAGGGTACACTGGGTCCGGGACCGTCACCCCTGCTGTGCCCCCAGCCCAGGTGAGTGCCAACTTTGTGCTACTCTCTGTCCAGGCCTGGCTCCGAGGGCCTGAGACATGTGGCCCAGTGTCCTCTGCCAGCAGGGCTGGGGACcgtgcaggggacaggggaggaCTAGGTCCTCCAGCTCTAACTTGTAGTTTTCAGCGTCACTTCCTCACAGACTCCCCATCCCCTGTTTGTGCGCCTGAGGACCTAGGGAGCTACTGTCTTTGTCCCAGCTTGTTAGATGGTCCCTGTGGGAGCTGGGTCTGAATGCCTCCGGGTACTCTTCATTCGTCTGGTGTTATTTACGGCCTGGGTTTTGTAAGAACTGGTCTCAAGGCCTTTGCCCAATGGCTCTTAGTTTTCAATCCCCCGGATGTGCCCTCCCAGACTAGCTTCAGAGGATTCTTAAAACCAGCTCCTTTGGGTAGGGAAGATTGTTGGCAGTTCTTTCAGGGCTGCTCTTGGCTCGTTTTGGAGAGCAGTTCATGTTTGCAGAACCTAGAATTCATTGTCATGGTTACACAGCGAAACCAGCCAAGCACAGGGCTAGTGGTATGTGGTTGACTACTATTTTTAGTCAGAgggtcccttcccctccctccctcacacccacacgtccccctacccctgccctgctctgcagcctccctctctgccttcccCCTTATTCTTTTCTCTCAGCTTGTCTCCTTACCTCTGTTAAAACCAGTTTGTACTAGACAATCCACCGAGGGAGAGTTCCGGCAGGAAAAATCAAGTTTGCTTGGAGTGTGGCTGTCATGTCAGGAAGGAGCCCAGCAGGCAGGCGGGTCGTAGAGTCCAGAAAACAGTGCCGGGAAATGAGAACTAGTCCGAGAGGTAGCTGGGCTGCATGTCCCATCGTGAAGGCTGGACACCTGCATCACAGAGGGAACACCTGTTTCTCGTGTGCACAAAGGTGGACTAAGCAGGCCCgctagggaagccctgatgtgtgCTGTGGTGCTGAGGCCTTGAGGAGAGGCCGCACCCCTGTTCCCGAGGCCTCCCCTTCATCAAGAGCCCGGGCCCAGGCCTGGAGGACCCAGGCATAGGGTAGATTTTCAGCATCAGGACTCAGTTCTAGGTGGGCTCCTAGCCACGGGAGCCAGGCAGACGTTTCAGTGCCAGGACAGGTAATGGTCACGTTAGGCCGACTCAATGTCGAGTCCCCTGTGCTGTTGATTGCAGGCTCCTTCAGGTACCCCAAGTTTTAGAGGAAAGGTCATTTCCAGAGTCTGGGGCA is a window encoding:
- the LOC132507112 gene encoding LOW QUALITY PROTEIN: small nuclear ribonucleoprotein Sm D2-like (The sequence of the model RefSeq protein was modified relative to this genomic sequence to represent the inferred CDS: inserted 1 base in 1 codon), whose amino-acid sequence is MSLLNKPKXEMTPEELQKREEEEFNTGPLSVLTQSVKNNTQVLINCHNSKKLLGRVKAFDRHCNMVLENMKEMWTEVPKSGKGKKKSKPVNKDRYISKLFLRGDSVIVVLRNPLIAGK